The Penaeus monodon isolate SGIC_2016 chromosome 6, NSTDA_Pmon_1, whole genome shotgun sequence genomic sequence GATCGACCTAACAagaaggggaaatttcccaaatgaAAGAAGGGTCAAGGAAATACCAGAATTCCCCCTCTTTGGGccggggttttcccaaaatgctttgatgaaaataaacatagtttaaagtttaaatttttcctaCAAGTGAAGTTGGGCTTCCAACGTAGTTTTATTGATTGACTTGCGGTAAGGCCCAAAGAGCATTCTGACAAAATCCCTTTTTGGGGACACAAAAACACAAGTGACCTTCAGTGGTCAACACAAGCGACGCGGCAGCTATATAAAAAGGGAGGCACTTCCAACACAGCCACAACCTTCTCAACCTCAACATGATGCGAAAGGTAGTGACTTTGAGATGGTGCTTTCTGTGACATTTGAAAATTTTAACAACTGGGAAAGATGTTGACTCCATTTATGCTATTCTATCTTTACCAACAGGTAGGCTTGGTGCTGGTGGCAGGCGCAGTCGCCCTGGTTTCAGGCGATATCAGTCACCATGTAAAGAGTTCTCTGCACCACCCACTAGGTCACCATGCAGCTCCTCTACACCATGTAGCCCCTGTACACCATACTACCCCAGTGCACCATGCTACCCCTGTAGTCCATGCTGCTCCTGTACATCACGGAAAAGGATATGCTCCTGCTTATCCTGATGTAAGTTCTACTTTCTTCACATTAACAGTTGTTTGGATTCatgatttcatattatatatagtatgctagaaaaggtttttgaaaaggaTACCTTCTATCAAAACGAACACTATGTCACGTAACACCACGTCCACTCATTGTAGACGGCTCCACACTACGCCTTCGAGTACGCTGTCAACGACGACTACGCCGGCACCCACTTCGGCCACTCGGAGGCTCGCGACGGCTACAAGACGGAGGGCAAGTACTTCGtgcacctccccgacggccgcgtCCAGACCGTCACTTACTACGCCGACGAGACTGGCTACCACCCCACCGTCTCGTACGAGGGGACGGCCCACTACGACGCCCACGCAGCCGTCCCTCACCACGCCCCTCAACCAGCATATCACGCACCTGAGCCTGCATACCACGCCCCTGAACCAGCATATCACGCCCCTGAGCCAGCATATCATGCCCCAATTGTACCCACCTATCATGCCTAAGTTAAAGAAGTATTTCGTGTGTACGGAAAGTTCAGTGAACATTGTCAATATTTAAAAgacttttgtataataaaatgagATTGAATCTAATCCTTTGACTCAAGCAACAACCTATTTAGTCAAAAGCCTCTTATAGACAAGGGAATTCCAGTTCCTATAACACATAATATGACATGCCGAAGTGCTCCTTCAAGAAAGATACAAGACGTATACCAATTCCGGAAAATGCCACGATCTGAAGTACGTTTTTGGGGGTATTTCGCACATATGGTTATccgtttattttaactttttattactttaaaaaggTTCAGTCAGTCAtatatgcacgcaaacacacacacacacaaacacacacaaatatatatatatatatatatatatatatatatatatatatatatatatgtatatatatatatatatatatattatatatatatatatatatatatgtgtgtgtgtgtgtgtgtgtgtgtgtgtgtaaattttttgtCAAATGTCAATATACATGCCTTAAAACAGGCCTGGGAAAAAT encodes the following:
- the LOC119574170 gene encoding cuticle protein 7-like — its product is MMRKVGLVLVAGAVALVSGDISHHVKSSLHHPLGHHAAPLHHVAPVHHTTPVHHATPVVHAAPVHHGKGYAPAYPDTAPHYAFEYAVNDDYAGTHFGHSEARDGYKTEGKYFVHLPDGRVQTVTYYADETGYHPTVSYEGTAHYDAHAAVPHHAPQPAYHAPEPAYHAPEPAYHAPEPAYHAPIVPTYHA